A window from Streptomyces sp. NBC_00335 encodes these proteins:
- a CDS encoding glycoside hydrolase family 19 protein — protein MRTLHRRALSLAATAAVALGLAIALPSSPAAAAPACAGAWATSAVYTGGMNASYGGHNWQAKWWTQGETPGTTGQWGVWSDQGVCGGGTTPNPDPTTPNPSGFVVSEAQFNQMFPNRNPFYTYNGLVAALSAYPGFATTGDDTVKRRAAAAFLANASHETGGLVHIVEQNTANYPHYCDTNQPYGCPAGQSAYYGRGPIQLSWNFNYKAAGDALGINLLANPYLVEQDPAVAMKTALWYWNTQNGPGTMTAHAAMVNGAGFGETIRSINGALECNGGNPAQVQSRINTYQSFTQLLGVTPGNNLSC, from the coding sequence ATGCGCACCCTGCACCGACGCGCCCTCTCGCTGGCCGCCACCGCGGCCGTCGCCCTCGGCCTCGCGATCGCCCTCCCCTCCTCCCCCGCCGCCGCGGCGCCCGCATGCGCCGGCGCGTGGGCGACCTCGGCCGTCTACACCGGCGGCATGAACGCCTCGTACGGCGGCCACAACTGGCAGGCCAAGTGGTGGACCCAGGGCGAGACCCCCGGCACCACCGGCCAGTGGGGCGTCTGGTCGGACCAGGGCGTCTGCGGAGGCGGGACGACCCCGAACCCGGACCCGACCACCCCCAACCCGTCCGGATTCGTGGTCAGCGAAGCCCAGTTCAACCAGATGTTCCCGAACCGGAACCCCTTCTACACCTACAACGGCCTGGTCGCGGCCCTGTCCGCCTACCCCGGCTTCGCCACCACCGGCGACGACACCGTCAAGCGGCGCGCGGCGGCGGCCTTCCTGGCGAACGCCTCGCACGAGACCGGCGGACTCGTGCACATCGTCGAGCAGAACACCGCCAACTACCCGCACTACTGCGACACGAACCAGCCCTACGGCTGTCCCGCCGGCCAGTCCGCCTACTACGGGCGCGGGCCCATCCAGTTGAGCTGGAACTTCAACTACAAGGCGGCCGGTGACGCCCTGGGCATCAACCTCCTGGCCAACCCCTACCTGGTGGAGCAGGACCCGGCCGTCGCGATGAAGACCGCGCTCTGGTACTGGAACACGCAGAACGGCCCGGGCACGATGACCGCCCACGCCGCCATGGTCAACGGCGCCGGCTTCGGCGAGACCATCCGCTCCATCAACGGCGCCCTGGAGTGCAACGGCGGCAACCCCGCGCAGGTGCAGAGCCGGATCAACACGTACCAGAGCTTCACCCAGCTCCTGGGCGTGACCCCGGGGAACAACCTGAGCTGCTGA
- a CDS encoding rodlin: MLKKFMATAAATAAVLGAGAAVASPAMAIGNDNGVNTVNGNESSQLYGNQETAGAMSPQMSAIQGSLNKLCVGLPAKVNAQSILALVNIGVQDIPIASNPQNQQCAENSTQAKGDETASHILDNIPVLSGNLSAGS; this comes from the coding sequence ATGCTCAAGAAGTTCATGGCCACCGCAGCCGCCACCGCCGCCGTTCTGGGTGCCGGTGCCGCCGTAGCCTCCCCGGCGATGGCGATCGGCAACGACAACGGCGTCAACACGGTCAACGGCAACGAGTCCTCGCAGCTCTACGGCAACCAGGAGACCGCCGGCGCCATGAGCCCGCAGATGTCCGCCATCCAGGGCTCCCTGAACAAGCTCTGCGTCGGCCTGCCCGCGAAGGTCAACGCCCAGTCGATCCTGGCCCTGGTCAACATCGGTGTCCAGGACATCCCGATCGCGTCCAACCCGCAGAACCAGCAGTGCGCCGAGAACTCCACCCAGGCCAAGGGTGACGAGACCGCCTCGCACATCCTGGACAACATCCCGGTCCTCTCCGGCAACCTCTCCGCCGGTAGCTGA
- a CDS encoding DUF5302 domain-containing protein produces the protein MSEESDTPQNESPAEEAKRKFKEALERNAANAQSQQAHQSRAKIQGAGGNPGGKNKKVRRKTG, from the coding sequence ATGTCAGAAGAATCAGACACCCCGCAGAACGAATCGCCGGCCGAGGAGGCCAAGCGGAAGTTCAAGGAGGCCCTGGAGCGGAACGCCGCCAATGCCCAGTCGCAGCAGGCCCACCAGAGCCGGGCGAAGATCCAGGGCGCCGGCGGCAACCCCGGGGGCAAGAACAAGAAGGTCCGCCGCAAGACCGGCTGA
- a CDS encoding MarR family winged helix-turn-helix transcriptional regulator encodes MSATTPHAVPTKLELLELLAAIGTAQWRDFAAAAAHHGLTSTQAKVLAQLNGPLPMRGLATLLVCDASNVTGIVDRLEARELVRREPDPADRRVKNVVATDAGREVIRRVREEMQATHGALDVLDDTERATLHALLERLRPTLEKDA; translated from the coding sequence ATGAGCGCCACCACCCCCCACGCCGTCCCGACCAAGCTGGAGCTGCTGGAGCTGCTCGCCGCGATCGGCACCGCCCAGTGGCGGGACTTCGCGGCGGCCGCCGCGCACCACGGCCTCACCTCCACCCAGGCGAAGGTCCTCGCCCAGCTGAACGGCCCGCTCCCCATGCGCGGCCTCGCCACCCTGCTGGTCTGCGACGCCTCGAACGTGACCGGCATCGTGGACCGGCTGGAGGCCCGAGAGCTCGTCCGCCGCGAGCCCGACCCCGCGGACCGGCGCGTCAAGAACGTCGTGGCCACGGACGCGGGCCGCGAGGTGATCCGCCGGGTGCGCGAGGAGATGCAGGCCACGCACGGCGCCCTCGACGTCCTGGACGACACGGAGCGCGCGACGCTCCACGCGCTGCTGGAGCGGCTGCGGCCGACCCTGGAGAAGGACGCCTGA
- a CDS encoding MFS transporter, translating into MSTTPSATTQAGGRQNETVIVFALSLAAMVVSMMQTLPVPILGLIRSDLGTTTANVSWVTTATLLSAAVFTPLLGRFGDQHGKKPTLVAVLGVMVAGSVIAALASSLPLLLLGRVLQGAATAIFPLALSVLREEVRPQKLPGAMALVSGTLAFGSGLALVATGLLTSGSDADYRNAFWMATGFAVLALLAVVFLVPATRHKTGGRTDFLGALTLGIALLLLLLPISQGHEWGWASGRTLGSFAGAVVMTAVWVLTELKVREPLVDMRMFVHRPVLMANLAGILVGFGMFANFLGVSYLVQMPKALTGYGFDASILRASVEFLLPGAIVSLLASPIGGQLVRHRGPRAALAVAAALGAAGFGWLALDHGHSASVIGAGLIVGAAVSFGYAAMPAVIMASVPHHQSGIANGINSISRSTGSAIGSAIVTTILASKTIEHLPAGVPALPAESGFTLTFAIGAVAFGLVAVISGIGLRGAHGPRTAATGAAAPVAGSTGPAPAATEPTATAASAAKADA; encoded by the coding sequence ATGAGCACCACCCCCTCCGCCACCACCCAGGCCGGCGGCCGCCAGAACGAGACGGTCATCGTCTTCGCGCTGAGCCTGGCCGCCATGGTCGTGTCGATGATGCAGACGCTCCCGGTCCCGATCCTGGGGCTGATCCGCAGCGATCTCGGCACCACCACCGCCAACGTCAGCTGGGTGACCACGGCCACCCTGCTGTCCGCCGCCGTCTTCACCCCCCTGCTGGGCCGCTTCGGCGACCAGCACGGCAAGAAGCCGACGCTGGTGGCCGTACTCGGCGTCATGGTCGCGGGCTCCGTCATCGCCGCCCTGGCGTCCTCCCTTCCCCTGCTCCTCCTCGGCCGGGTCCTCCAGGGCGCCGCCACCGCGATCTTCCCGCTCGCACTCTCGGTGCTGCGCGAAGAGGTCCGCCCCCAGAAGCTCCCCGGAGCGATGGCCCTGGTCAGCGGCACCCTCGCCTTCGGCAGCGGCCTCGCGCTCGTCGCCACCGGCCTGCTGACCTCCGGCAGCGACGCCGACTACCGCAACGCCTTCTGGATGGCCACCGGCTTCGCCGTGCTCGCGCTGCTCGCCGTCGTCTTCCTCGTCCCGGCGACCCGGCACAAGACCGGCGGCCGTACGGACTTCCTCGGCGCGCTCACCCTGGGCATCGCCCTGCTGCTGCTCCTGCTGCCGATCTCCCAGGGCCACGAGTGGGGCTGGGCCTCCGGCCGCACGCTGGGCAGTTTCGCGGGCGCCGTCGTCATGACCGCCGTCTGGGTGCTGACCGAGCTCAAGGTCCGCGAGCCCCTCGTCGACATGCGGATGTTCGTCCACCGTCCGGTCCTGATGGCCAACCTGGCCGGCATCCTCGTCGGCTTCGGCATGTTCGCGAACTTCCTGGGCGTCTCCTACCTCGTCCAGATGCCCAAGGCCCTGACCGGCTACGGCTTCGACGCCTCCATCCTGCGGGCCTCCGTGGAGTTCCTGCTGCCCGGCGCGATCGTCTCGCTCCTCGCCTCGCCCATCGGCGGACAGCTGGTCCGCCACCGCGGTCCGCGCGCCGCCCTGGCGGTCGCCGCGGCCCTCGGCGCCGCCGGCTTCGGCTGGCTGGCCCTGGACCACGGGCACAGCGCCTCGGTGATCGGCGCCGGCCTCATCGTCGGCGCGGCCGTCAGCTTCGGCTACGCGGCCATGCCGGCCGTGATCATGGCGAGCGTTCCGCACCACCAGAGCGGCATCGCCAACGGCATCAACTCGATCTCCCGCTCCACCGGCAGCGCGATCGGCAGCGCCATCGTGACCACCATCCTGGCGTCGAAGACGATCGAACACCTCCCGGCGGGTGTCCCGGCGCTCCCCGCCGAATCCGGATTCACCCTGACCTTCGCCATCGGCGCGGTGGCCTTCGGCCTGGTCGCGGTCATCAGCGGAATCGGCCTGCGCGGGGCACACGGCCCGCGCACGGCGGCCACGGGCGCCGCCGCACCGGTGGCCGGCTCGACAGGGCCCGCACCTGCGGCAACCGAGCCGACGGCCACTGCGGCATCCGCCGCGAAGGCCGACGCCTGA
- a CDS encoding HutD/Ves family protein, translating into MTSEEPTRILRAADRPAARWKNGGGVTREIAAGPEGSGMDDFGWRISLAEVTADGAFSVFPGIDRTLTLAEGAGMDLSIGGVRRLVDRRYEPQRFPGDEPTDCRLLAGPVVNFNVMYRRGVVSADTAVVRGDLALAVRPGESLLIVALEGTAEVDGSAELGPYDAVLLTGAREALLRSAGRAAVVRLAPAPAEPGRTHPA; encoded by the coding sequence ATGACCAGCGAAGAACCGACCCGGATCCTGCGGGCGGCCGACCGGCCGGCGGCGCGGTGGAAGAACGGCGGGGGAGTGACCCGCGAGATCGCCGCCGGACCCGAGGGCTCCGGGATGGACGACTTCGGCTGGCGGATCAGCCTGGCGGAGGTCACCGCCGACGGCGCCTTCTCCGTGTTCCCCGGCATCGACCGCACGCTCACCCTCGCGGAGGGCGCCGGCATGGACCTCTCGATCGGCGGCGTACGACGCCTCGTGGACCGGCGGTACGAGCCCCAGCGGTTCCCCGGCGACGAGCCGACCGACTGCCGGCTGCTGGCCGGGCCGGTCGTGAACTTCAACGTGATGTACCGCCGGGGAGTGGTGAGCGCCGACACCGCCGTCGTACGGGGCGACCTCGCGCTCGCCGTCCGGCCCGGCGAGAGCCTGCTGATCGTCGCCCTGGAAGGAACGGCCGAGGTCGACGGCTCCGCCGAGCTGGGCCCGTACGACGCCGTCTTGCTGACGGGAGCGCGTGAGGCCCTGCTGCGCAGTGCCGGCCGAGCGGCGGTTGTCCGGCTCGCCCCGGCCCCGGCGGAGCCCGGCCGGACTCACCCGGCATAG
- a CDS encoding CARDB domain-containing protein: MRWKQGGRLMVAGTVVAGLMSVGLLPVGLAAAAGGPNLALGKAVSASGSLGGYGAPGVTDGNQGSYWEGPSGAFPTWVQVDLGSSVAVDQVVLKLPAPWETRTETLTVQGSTDGNTFTTLSASAGRVFNPAQSNAVTIGFTAATVRYVRVSVTANTGWQAAQISELEVYSADGSGDPGDPGDPGTPPPVGVNLAKGKPIEASSTTQSFVAANANDDSVTSYWEAGGQQSTLTVKLGSNADVTGVVLKLNPDPAWGNRTQSFEVLGREQSASGFTTLKARADYAFSPGGNQNTVTVPVTGRLADVQLKFSGNTGAGGGQAAEFQVIGAAAPNPDLTVTDLAWSPAAPSESDAVTVNATVRNAGSVASPATTVNVSLEGAAAGSAPVGALAAGASVTVPVAVGKRPMGSYTVSAVVDPAGTVPEQNDTNNSRTAAAKLVVGQAPGPDLETLSLTTNPANPAVGAPVSFTVAVRNRGTAAVSAGSITRLVAGSTTLNGPTPAIAAGATVNVPINGTWTAVSGGATLTATADATGLVAETNENNNSHSRAVVVGRGAALPYTEYEAEAGSYTGTLLQSDAKRTFGHTNFATESSGRESVRLSSAGQYVQFTSTNQANSIVVRNSVPDAANGGGADATISLYVNGSFAQKLTLSSKHSWLYGSTDSPEGLTNTPGGDARRLFDESHALLAQSYPPGTTFRLQRDAGDTASYYVIDLIDLEQVAPAASKPAECTSITDYGAIPNDGIDDTLALQKAVTADQNGQIACVWIPQGQWRQEQKILTDDPLNRGQFNQVGISNVSIRGAGMWHSQLYTLTQPQDAGGINHPHEGNFGFEIDDNTQISDIAIFGSGRIRGGDGNAEGGVGLNGRFGKNTKITNVWIEHANVGVWVGRDYDNIPALWGPGDGIEFNGMRIRDTYADGINFANGTRNSTVFNSSFRTTGDDALAVWSSKYVKDQSVDIGHDNHFRNNTIQLPWRANGIALYGGYGNTIENNLIYDTMNYPGIMLATDHDPLPFSGQTLIAGNGLFRTGGAFWNEDQEFGAITLFPSNLPIPGVVIRDTDIHDSTYDGIQFKTGGGVMPDVKITNVTIDKSNNGSGILAMGGARGNAILSNVTITGSAQGNILIEPGSQFLINGG, translated from the coding sequence ATGAGATGGAAGCAAGGCGGCCGGCTGATGGTGGCCGGCACGGTGGTAGCGGGACTGATGTCGGTCGGACTCCTGCCGGTCGGCCTCGCCGCGGCGGCGGGCGGACCCAACCTCGCCCTGGGCAAGGCGGTCTCCGCGAGCGGGTCCCTCGGCGGGTACGGGGCCCCGGGAGTCACCGACGGCAACCAGGGCTCGTACTGGGAGGGGCCCTCGGGCGCCTTCCCCACGTGGGTGCAGGTGGACCTCGGCAGCAGCGTCGCCGTCGACCAGGTGGTGCTGAAGCTGCCCGCCCCGTGGGAGACGCGCACCGAGACGCTGACCGTGCAGGGCAGCACCGACGGGAACACCTTCACCACGCTGTCCGCCTCGGCGGGACGGGTGTTCAACCCCGCCCAGTCCAACGCGGTGACCATCGGGTTCACCGCCGCGACGGTCCGCTACGTACGGGTGAGCGTCACCGCCAACACGGGCTGGCAGGCCGCGCAGATATCCGAGCTGGAGGTGTACTCCGCCGACGGCAGCGGTGACCCCGGCGATCCCGGAGACCCGGGTACCCCGCCCCCCGTCGGCGTGAACCTCGCCAAGGGCAAGCCCATCGAGGCCTCCTCCACCACCCAGTCGTTCGTCGCGGCCAACGCCAACGACGACAGCGTCACCAGCTACTGGGAGGCGGGCGGCCAGCAGTCCACGCTGACCGTGAAGCTCGGATCCAACGCCGACGTCACCGGAGTGGTCCTCAAGCTCAACCCCGACCCCGCCTGGGGCAACCGCACCCAGAGCTTCGAGGTCCTGGGCCGGGAGCAGTCGGCGAGCGGGTTCACCACCCTGAAGGCCCGTGCCGACTACGCGTTCAGCCCGGGCGGCAACCAGAACACCGTGACGGTCCCCGTCACCGGCCGCCTCGCCGACGTCCAGCTGAAGTTCTCCGGCAACACCGGAGCCGGTGGCGGCCAGGCCGCCGAGTTCCAGGTCATCGGCGCCGCCGCCCCGAACCCGGACCTGACGGTCACGGACCTCGCCTGGTCCCCGGCCGCCCCCTCCGAGAGCGACGCCGTCACGGTCAACGCGACCGTCCGCAACGCCGGTTCGGTCGCCTCCCCGGCCACCACCGTCAACGTCAGCCTCGAAGGCGCGGCCGCCGGCAGCGCCCCGGTCGGCGCCCTCGCGGCCGGAGCCTCGGTCACCGTCCCGGTCGCCGTCGGCAAGCGGCCGATGGGCAGCTACACGGTCTCCGCCGTCGTCGACCCGGCCGGGACCGTCCCCGAGCAGAACGACACCAACAACAGCCGCACGGCCGCCGCGAAGCTCGTCGTCGGCCAGGCGCCGGGCCCCGACCTGGAAACCCTCTCCCTCACCACCAACCCGGCCAACCCGGCCGTGGGCGCCCCGGTCTCCTTCACCGTGGCCGTCCGCAACCGGGGCACCGCCGCGGTGAGCGCGGGCAGCATCACCCGGCTGGTCGCCGGCTCCACCACCCTGAACGGCCCCACTCCGGCGATCGCCGCCGGTGCGACGGTCAACGTGCCGATCAACGGAACCTGGACGGCGGTCAGCGGCGGAGCCACCCTCACCGCCACCGCCGACGCGACCGGCCTCGTCGCCGAGACCAACGAGAACAACAACAGCCACTCCCGGGCCGTGGTCGTCGGCCGCGGGGCGGCGCTCCCGTACACCGAGTACGAGGCGGAGGCCGGCAGTTACACCGGCACCCTGCTGCAGAGCGACGCCAAGCGGACCTTCGGGCACACCAACTTCGCCACCGAGTCCTCGGGCCGCGAGTCCGTACGCCTCTCCTCGGCCGGCCAGTACGTGCAGTTCACCTCCACCAACCAGGCCAACTCCATCGTCGTGCGCAACTCGGTGCCCGACGCCGCGAACGGCGGCGGCGCGGACGCCACCATCAGCCTGTACGTCAACGGCAGCTTCGCCCAGAAGCTGACCCTCTCCTCCAAGCACAGCTGGCTCTACGGCAGCACCGACAGCCCCGAGGGCCTGACCAACACCCCCGGCGGCGACGCCCGCAGGCTCTTCGACGAGTCCCACGCCCTGCTCGCGCAGAGCTACCCGCCCGGCACGACCTTCCGCCTCCAGCGCGACGCCGGCGACACGGCCTCGTACTACGTCATCGACCTGATCGACCTGGAGCAGGTGGCCCCGGCGGCGTCCAAGCCCGCCGAGTGCACCTCGATCACCGACTACGGTGCGATCCCGAACGACGGCATCGACGACACGCTCGCCCTCCAGAAGGCCGTGACGGCCGACCAGAACGGGCAGATCGCCTGCGTCTGGATCCCGCAGGGCCAGTGGCGCCAGGAGCAGAAGATCCTCACCGACGACCCGCTGAACCGCGGCCAGTTCAACCAGGTGGGCATCAGCAACGTCTCCATCCGCGGCGCGGGCATGTGGCACTCCCAGCTCTACACGCTCACCCAGCCGCAGGACGCCGGCGGCATCAACCACCCGCACGAGGGCAACTTCGGGTTCGAGATCGACGACAACACGCAGATCTCCGACATCGCGATCTTCGGATCGGGCCGGATCCGCGGCGGTGACGGCAACGCCGAGGGCGGCGTGGGCCTCAACGGCCGCTTCGGCAAGAACACCAAGATCACCAACGTGTGGATCGAGCACGCCAACGTCGGCGTCTGGGTCGGCCGCGACTACGACAACATCCCGGCCCTGTGGGGCCCGGGCGACGGCATCGAGTTCAACGGCATGCGGATCCGCGACACCTACGCCGACGGCATCAACTTCGCCAACGGCACCCGCAATTCCACCGTCTTCAACTCCTCCTTCCGCACGACCGGTGACGACGCCCTGGCGGTGTGGTCCAGCAAGTACGTGAAGGACCAGTCGGTGGACATCGGCCACGACAACCACTTCCGCAACAACACCATCCAGCTCCCGTGGCGCGCCAACGGCATCGCCCTGTACGGCGGCTACGGCAACACCATCGAGAACAACCTGATCTACGACACCATGAACTACCCCGGCATCATGCTGGCGACCGACCACGACCCGCTGCCCTTCTCCGGGCAGACCCTGATCGCGGGCAACGGCCTCTTCCGCACGGGCGGCGCGTTCTGGAACGAGGACCAGGAGTTCGGCGCGATCACCCTGTTCCCGTCGAACCTGCCCATCCCGGGCGTCGTCATCCGCGACACCGACATCCACGACTCCACCTACGACGGGATCCAGTTCAAGACCGGCGGCGGGGTCATGCCCGACGTCAAGATCACGAACGTGACCATCGACAAGTCCAACAACGGCTCCGGGATCCTGGCCATGGGCGGAGCGCGCGGCAACGCCATCCTGTCCAACGTCACCATCACCGGATCCGCCCAGGGCAACATCCTGATCGAGCCGGGATCGCAGTTCCTGATCAACGGCGGCTAG
- a CDS encoding glyoxal oxidase has product MRRLHRSALLSATAVVSALVLATAPAAAGAPGHGTDGGGGATGAAHGHAADATGTAGTAGGTDPAEAAVIGAGHARAHAELRRAAKGAVEYPQSRRDASLASLTGSQAEANSAFKAAVSGRFAEYFPSPDFGVHVAQLPTGKVLLFSFSRVETDPTKETGPTDRIGPTNAGRAYLWDPAKGTGARAFKKVTPPIVLMPDGTHAPRPAPFFCAGHSFLPNGMLGVFGGNTGGKGGSGAKLSFVFDPWTEGWYRNRDMAVGRWYPSVVTGADGRQIIMSGQSERGTGTPTPVVERFPAPGQPVPWRPYDIPLDLSVQRMRSDAPFRNDYPHLFSLRDGMIYGLGRDADQQWLFDPRTQSRTDLPRRPADFRGYGSAVPLPAGFRGPDSVLVLGGDPLDPNTYRLSGGAWTTQEPRAFGRTQDDTLILPDGTLLTVNGAKDTRDYGFGPFNPKADLKFRQTELRGADGRWRLGPAQRLPRGYHSNALVLPDGRVMVTGDELQQIANDPDIKDGMDGSIEIYEPAYLHRGARPVLDRVPAGEIAHDAEFSVESSTAAGVRRAVLLAPTTVTHAVNTSQRHLELRMTGVRGRTIGLRAPATSADAPPGYYMLFLLDAKGVPGTARWIKLGKR; this is encoded by the coding sequence ATGCGCCGCCTGCACCGGTCCGCCCTGCTCTCCGCGACCGCGGTCGTCTCCGCCCTCGTGCTCGCGACCGCACCGGCCGCCGCCGGGGCGCCGGGACACGGCACGGACGGCGGGGGCGGGGCGACCGGCGCCGCCCACGGCCATGCGGCCGATGCCACCGGTACGGCCGGTACGGCCGGGGGGACCGACCCGGCCGAGGCCGCCGTGATCGGGGCCGGCCACGCGCGCGCCCACGCCGAGCTGCGCCGGGCGGCCAAGGGCGCCGTGGAGTACCCGCAGTCCCGGCGCGACGCGAGCCTGGCCTCGCTCACCGGCTCGCAGGCCGAGGCCAACTCCGCTTTCAAAGCGGCGGTTTCGGGACGGTTCGCCGAGTACTTCCCCTCCCCCGACTTCGGCGTGCACGTCGCCCAGCTGCCCACCGGCAAGGTTCTGCTCTTCTCCTTCTCCCGGGTGGAGACCGACCCGACCAAGGAGACCGGGCCCACGGACCGGATCGGACCGACGAACGCGGGCCGCGCCTACCTGTGGGATCCGGCGAAGGGGACGGGCGCGCGAGCGTTCAAAAAGGTCACCCCGCCCATCGTGCTGATGCCCGACGGTACGCACGCCCCGCGCCCGGCGCCGTTCTTCTGCGCCGGGCACTCCTTCCTGCCCAACGGGATGCTGGGCGTGTTCGGCGGCAACACGGGCGGGAAGGGCGGCAGCGGTGCGAAGCTGTCCTTCGTCTTCGACCCGTGGACCGAGGGCTGGTACCGCAACCGCGATATGGCGGTGGGCCGTTGGTACCCGTCGGTGGTGACCGGCGCGGACGGCCGCCAGATCATCATGTCGGGCCAGTCGGAGCGCGGCACGGGGACACCGACCCCGGTGGTGGAGCGGTTCCCCGCGCCGGGGCAGCCGGTGCCCTGGCGCCCGTACGACATCCCGCTGGACCTCTCCGTCCAGCGGATGCGCTCGGACGCGCCGTTCCGCAACGACTACCCGCACCTGTTCTCGCTGCGCGACGGCATGATCTACGGCCTGGGGCGCGACGCGGACCAGCAGTGGCTCTTCGACCCGCGCACGCAGTCCCGTACGGACCTGCCCAGACGGCCCGCCGATTTCCGGGGCTACGGCTCCGCCGTGCCGCTGCCGGCGGGGTTCCGCGGACCCGATTCGGTGCTGGTGCTGGGCGGGGACCCGCTCGACCCGAACACCTACCGGCTGTCGGGCGGCGCCTGGACCACACAGGAGCCGCGCGCCTTCGGCCGGACCCAGGACGACACGCTGATCCTGCCGGACGGCACGCTGCTGACGGTCAACGGGGCCAAGGACACGAGGGATTACGGGTTCGGGCCGTTCAACCCGAAGGCCGATCTGAAGTTCCGCCAGACCGAACTGCGGGGCGCCGACGGCCGGTGGAGGCTCGGCCCGGCGCAACGGCTGCCGCGGGGCTACCACTCCAACGCCCTGGTGCTGCCGGACGGCCGGGTCATGGTCACCGGGGACGAGCTCCAGCAGATCGCCAACGACCCGGACATCAAGGACGGGATGGACGGCTCGATCGAGATCTACGAGCCCGCCTACCTGCACCGGGGCGCCCGGCCCGTACTGGACCGGGTCCCGGCGGGCGAGATCGCCCACGACGCGGAGTTCTCCGTGGAGAGCTCGACGGCCGCCGGCGTACGGCGGGCGGTACTGCTGGCGCCGACCACGGTCACCCACGCGGTGAACACCAGCCAGCGCCATCTGGAGCTTCGGATGACCGGCGTCCGCGGCCGCACGATCGGGCTGCGGGCGCCGGCCACTTCGGCCGACGCCCCGCCCGGTTACTACATGCTGTTCCTCCTCGACGCGAAGGGTGTCCCCGGTACGGCGAGGTGGATCAAGCTCGGCAAGCGGTGA
- a CDS encoding DUF4360 domain-containing protein encodes MIRTLRTALGAVLVTGGLLTLLPASAAGAAGGPGAPTAPEDRVTVDVATVNGSGCRPGSATVAVAEDNSAFTVTYSEYLAMAGGNSAPTDGRKNCLLSLVVHVPQGFTYAVAQVDYRGFGSLQKGAVGTQKASYYFQGMKQTDSRTHKFLGKLDDNWQASDTTGIEALVFAPCGEQRNFNINTELRAEVGTSDPATTSYMALDSTDGSINSVYHFSWKQCPAR; translated from the coding sequence GTGATCAGAACACTGCGCACCGCGCTCGGCGCCGTCCTCGTGACCGGCGGCCTCCTCACCCTCCTGCCCGCTTCCGCCGCCGGGGCGGCGGGTGGCCCCGGGGCCCCCACCGCGCCGGAGGACCGGGTGACCGTCGACGTCGCCACGGTCAACGGCTCGGGGTGCCGGCCGGGCAGCGCCACCGTCGCCGTGGCCGAGGACAACTCGGCCTTCACCGTCACCTACAGCGAGTACCTGGCCATGGCGGGAGGGAACAGCGCCCCGACCGACGGCCGCAAGAACTGTCTGCTCTCCCTGGTCGTACACGTCCCGCAGGGGTTCACCTACGCCGTCGCCCAGGTCGACTACCGGGGATTCGGCAGCCTCCAGAAGGGCGCCGTCGGCACCCAGAAGGCCAGCTACTACTTCCAGGGCATGAAGCAGACCGACTCCCGCACCCACAAGTTCCTCGGCAAGCTCGACGACAACTGGCAGGCCTCCGACACCACGGGCATCGAGGCGCTGGTCTTCGCCCCCTGCGGCGAACAGCGCAACTTCAACATCAATACCGAGCTGCGCGCCGAGGTCGGCACTTCGGACCCGGCGACGACCAGCTACATGGCGCTCGACTCCACCGACGGCAGCATCAACAGCGTCTACCACTTCTCCTGGAAGCAGTGCCCGGCCCGCTGA
- a CDS encoding DUF6204 family protein, with the protein MSTRTFRITVRGSFDGLTEEQRAALLADADRHDMLTAEFTPEGHLTYDVAARPFFTFRFLAEGEAEEDILDATAHAELAAETWLTEHGYGFKRLSSQAQDLTLAPMSKRQRQAAARGDS; encoded by the coding sequence ATGAGCACCCGCACCTTCCGCATCACCGTCCGGGGGTCCTTCGACGGCCTCACCGAAGAGCAGCGCGCCGCGCTCCTCGCGGACGCGGACCGGCACGACATGCTGACGGCCGAGTTCACTCCCGAGGGGCACCTCACGTACGACGTGGCGGCCCGGCCCTTCTTCACCTTCCGCTTCCTGGCCGAGGGCGAGGCCGAGGAGGACATCCTGGACGCGACCGCTCACGCCGAGCTCGCGGCGGAGACCTGGCTGACGGAGCACGGGTACGGCTTCAAGCGGCTCAGCTCCCAGGCCCAGGACCTCACGCTGGCCCCGATGAGCAAGCGGCAGCGGCAGGCGGCCGCGCGAGGGGACTCCTGA
- a CDS encoding acyl-CoA carboxylase epsilon subunit, producing MASLIRVEKGVAAPEELAAIAVVVACFARRNSVGAESAPGTGTAPAGAARRRRPAHHGSGCWAGCWACA from the coding sequence ATGGCCAGCCTGATCCGTGTGGAGAAGGGCGTGGCCGCCCCCGAGGAACTCGCCGCGATCGCGGTGGTCGTCGCCTGCTTCGCCCGCCGCAACTCCGTCGGAGCCGAATCGGCCCCCGGGACGGGCACGGCCCCCGCCGGGGCCGCCCGCCGCCGGCGCCCCGCGCACCACGGCTCCGGCTGCTGGGCGGGCTGCTGGGCCTGCGCCTGA